In Dermacentor andersoni chromosome 4, qqDerAnde1_hic_scaffold, whole genome shotgun sequence, the following proteins share a genomic window:
- the LOC126535741 gene encoding uncharacterized protein, which translates to MSHLWLVTCVNSIAKQKLVDKGELLVKGLKCLVIDPECKNIKMKLLWLPPHLEQRRIVEALEPYGTVQSITREMWRCDGMEGWQMTNRDVAFTLKDGVSASNLPHLLSIYGHQCLILIPGRPPLCLRCNRVGHIRRHCRTPRCSNCHRYGHPADACIGTYADKLRANRPAEDDAITDHLMGVSEVVDATGETLPETHRQEQIKPSSADISVSQKPASEDETKAPDDEPTVSWAESPPVQDRPPSVESGSMCEAAKKRPAPSDNPSPSAKEARVPKVSKLTKPLRGTPTPADVPCVNVPLKVHSTSPHQEGSGAPLEQRLDAAPT; encoded by the coding sequence ATGAGCCATTTGTGGTTAGTCACATGTGTTAACAGCATCGCGAAACAGAAACTTGTCGACAAAGGCGAGTTGCTGGTGAAAGGCCTCAAGTGCCTTGTCATAGACCCGGAATGCAAAAATATCAAGATGAAGCTTCTTTGGCTTCCCCCACACCTCGAACAGAGACGGATTGTTGAAGCGCTAGAGCCATATGGCACAGTGCAGTCCATCACGAGAGAAATGTGGCGGTGTGACGGCATGGAGGGCTGGCAAATGACTAATCGAGACGTCGCGTTCACATTGAAAGATGGGGTTTCTGCCAGTAATCTGCCACATCTATTGAGCATATATGGCCACCAGTGCCTTATCTTGATTCCTGGCCGACCACCACTTTGCCTCCGGTGCAACAGAGTTGGGCATATCCGGCGACACTGTAGAACACCGCGCTGCAGTAACTGTCACCGCTATGGTCACCCTGCAGATGCATGCATCGGAACCTacgctgacaaacttcgtgcaAATAGACCAGCTGAGGATGATGCCATCACCGATCATCTAATGGGCGTGAGCGAAGTTGTGGACGCAACTGGCGAAACACTCCCTGAGACTCATCGACAAGAACAGATTAAGCCGTCATCGGCTGACATTAGCGTTAGCCAGAAGCCTGCGAGCGAGGATGAGACTAAGGCACCTGACGACGAACCAACTGTGTCTTGGGCAGAATCtccaccagttcaagatcgcccACCGTCAGTGGAATCTGGATCGATGTGCGAGGCCGCCAAGAAGCGTCCAGCGCCATCCGACAATCCATCGCCCTCGGCAAAGGAGGCTCGCGTTCCCAAGGTGTCAAAGTTGACAAAACCGCTCCGGGGAACACCTACACCTGCTGATGTACCTTGTGTTAACGTGCCCCTAAAAGTCCATAGTACATCACCTCATCAAGAAGGGAGCGGTGCACCTCTTGAGCAGCGTTTAGACGCTGCACCTACATAG